The Setaria viridis chromosome 2, Setaria_viridis_v4.0, whole genome shotgun sequence DNA window AGAAATATTGAAAACAACCAATTCACCGGTTGGGTACCTGATAAACTAAAGGGAATCAATAATCTCCAGTAAGTATTGCAACTGTCGCGGTGATTGCAATTGTTGGCATATGGGATGGATTTGATAATTTAGTCCTCCTATTACAGGACAAGTGGAAACTCGTTTAATGATGGtcctgctccgccaccgccaccatcaccaccatcaTCATATACACCTCCACCTTCTTGGAGACCTCCTGTTCCAAGTACTGATGGTAACAATATCCCAGCTGAAGATGGTGGCAAAGGCAAACACTCTAAACTGGGAGGCGGTGCAGTAGCAGGAATTGTAATATGTTTGCTGGTTGTTGGTGCATTAGTTGCATTCCTTTTGATCAAAAGGAAATCATGGAGGTTGTCACGGGGACAAGACCCTGAGCAGAATGAACCTCTCAGCCCTCTTGCTTCTGGACTTAAACGTAAGTCTCACGGTAGTTATGTTTTCATCTtattgttgctgttgttgtatGAAGGAATTGCAAAggttcaaaaagaaaaggaaggaattGCAAGCTCTTCTTTTCCATGGGCAATTGTTCAGTTTCTTCTGTATTATTTGTCTATGTGGAAGATGGCTAAATCATTTGCTGTACTTTCAGAGATGAAATCTATTAAATCTATCAAGATCATATCAACAATTGGCAAGGAAGGATTGCAGAAGACTGTTTCAATGAGTTTGAAGCCTCCAACGAAAATTGACCTGCACAAATCCTTTGATGAAACTGATACCACTAGCAAGTCTATTACAAGGAAAGTAAGTTTGTCTTCCGTCACAATACCTGCATATACAGTGGCAGACCTGCAGGTGGCAACAGGCAGCTTCAGCCCTGACAGTCTTATTGGTGAGGGATCGTTTGGTCGTGTATACCGAGCCAAATTCAGTGATCAGAAGGTGCTTACCTAATTATAAGATATTCTTTATTTCACGCATGCAGCATCATATATATGAATCCAGCATCATCCATATTTGGAATGTGTTCCTTGCAATAAACACCATCAGTATTACTTGTTTTTCCCTCTTTTTTATATTGCCATAAAATCTGCAATTAAGTGGATATGCTAAAATTTGAACATGTGGAATTTTTGGCTGTTATATCTTGATCGTATCCTTCATTTGAGCATGTGCAGCAGTAGCTGCAAAAAATAAGTCTCTTTTCACTATTTTCAGATTATGATCCATACTATTTAGTTATCATCATTTTATGGTTGCAAATTTCAGGTACTGGCTGTAAAGAAAATCATTTTTTCTGCATTTTCAAGCCATCCTTCAGATTTGTTCACTGAGTTGGTGGCAAACATTTCAAGGCTAAATCATCCTCACCTTGCCGAGCTAGCTGGTTACTGCTCAGAGCATGGACAGTGCTTGCTGGCATATGAATTCTACCGAAATGGTTCTCTGCATGACTTCCTTCATATGAAGGATGAACACAGCAAACCATTGTCTTGGAACAGCCGTGTCAAGATTGCCCTTGGATCTGCAAGGGCATTGGAGTAAGTGAAGCAGGCTCTTTGTTTCATGAATATCAAACAGGCCTgtctacctttttttttttggaaccgACAAGTTATGCCAGCCATATGAATTTTCAGGTACCTACATGAAACTTGTTCACCATCCATGATCCACAAGAACTTCAAGTCATCCAACATTTTATTGGATAGTGAGCTGAACCCTCACGTTTCTGATTCTGGGTTTGCAGACCTTACTCCTAACCATGAATTCCAGGTAGGTCATTATAATTTCCACTTGTC harbors:
- the LOC117846420 gene encoding protein STRUBBELIG-RECEPTOR FAMILY 7 — encoded protein: MVGAAIGVVVLFLAAAPFGANANTDSNDVNALNVFYTTMNSPPQLTNWVSQNGDPCGQSWLGVTCSGSRVTTIKLPGMRLNGTLGYNMNQMTALIQLDMSNNNLGGSDIPYNLPPNMEILNLASNNFTGTVPYSISQMVALKNLNLGHNQLSNINDMFNQLTNLTAMDLSYNNFSGNIPQSFNSLKSLKALYLQNNKFSGTVDVLADLPLTDLNIENNQFTGWVPDKLKGINNLQTSGNSFNDGPAPPPPPSPPSSYTPPPSWRPPVPSTDGNNIPAEDGGKGKHSKLGGGAVAGIVICLLVVGALVAFLLIKRKSWRLSRGQDPEQNEPLSPLASGLKQMKSIKSIKIISTIGKEGLQKTVSMSLKPPTKIDLHKSFDETDTTSKSITRKVSLSSVTIPAYTVADLQVATGSFSPDSLIGEGSFGRVYRAKFSDQKVLAVKKIIFSAFSSHPSDLFTELVANISRLNHPHLAELAGYCSEHGQCLLAYEFYRNGSLHDFLHMKDEHSKPLSWNSRVKIALGSARALEYLHETCSPSMIHKNFKSSNILLDSELNPHVSDSGFADLTPNHEFQESDENSGYRAPEVTMSGQYSLKSDVYSFGVVMLELLTGRKPFDRTRPRPEQSLVRWATPQLHDIDALDQMVDPALQGLYPSKSLSRFADAIALCVQPEPEFRPPMSEVVQSLVRLVQRANMTRTHESHSRRHGESGGDYEF